TAGGATGAGGAAGCCAAATATGCACAGGCAGGCGTCCTGACCCCCCCCAGGGGACGGGGGACTGGCCTCCCCACAGGGAGTCTGGAGGCTCAGGGCTGCTCTTCTCAGCAGGGGGCTCTGCCAACTGCATTAGGGCCCAATTGGGGGGTTCAGGGACATGTGTTGGGGAGGGATGGGTGTGTGTGAGGCAGGCAGGTGTGAGAGACTAGCAGATGTGTGAGGGAGACAGTGGGAGGCAGGTGTGtgagggaggagcaggtgtgGTGTCAGGGGATTAACAGGTGCTAGAGCTGGGACCGGCACAAGATGCCCGCTCCATCCCCCGACCCCGGGGCGGTGAGAGTGGCCGAGACCCAAAGGGAGAGAGGGCCCCAGGAACGGATAGAGCTCCTGCTGAGGGGCGGGGCGTGCTGCGTGGTTCCCACGTGGGGAAGAGGGGTGCGGGGTGCGGAGGCCGCCCCGGGCTGGGGAGGACAGGGGCGGGGCCGACCGCGGGGCGTGGCGCTGCCCTGAGTCCCTCCCGTCCCCAGCTGAGAAGGTGAGCTCCCTGGGCAAGGACTGGCACAAGTTCTGCCTCAAGTGCGAGCGCTGCGGGAAGACGCTGACCCCCGGGGGCCACGCCGAGGTGAGCCCCTCTGCCggcggtggggctgggggctcggCTCTCTCCGCCCCGTGGGGCGGGGCTTGTGGGGGGACTCCGGCCCTCACCCGGTGCCCCTCTCGCTAGCACGACGGGAAGCCGTTCTGCCACAAGCCCTGCTATGCCACGCTGTTCGGACCCAAAGGTGAGCCTGGAGCCACCCCGCCCAGCCTGGGACCTGCTCTGGCCCCGAGGGGTGGCCAGTGTGAGTTCCCTGCCCAGCATAGACCTGGGGCCGGCAGGACGCGGGGGTTGGAGGGTCCCCTGTACCCCTTCTCCCTTTACTCCTGCTGGCCCCTCCCGTTCCCAGAAATGTGCCCCAGCCCACGGGCGCCCTCTGGGTGGTGGTCCTGACCCCCAGACTGGGCTGTGGAGTGCCCTTTGCTGAGACGTCGGGGGGGTGTGAGGGCTGGGTGGTGGGTGAGGCCACCGGCCACACACTTACGGTCCCTGCCACCCCACAGGTGTGAATATTGGAGGTGCCGGCTCGTACATCTATGAGAAGCCCTCTGCCGAGGGCCCTCAGGTCACTGGCCCCATCGAGGTTCCCGTGGCCAGAGCTGAGGAGCGTAAGGCGAGCGGCCCCCCCAAGGGGCCCAGCAAAGGTGGGCTGTGCTCGGCGTCTGGGGGGAGAGGTGTGGCCGCCGCTCTGCCTGGCCCTGACTCCCCCTCGCCCTCAGCCTCCAGCGTCACCACGTTCACCGGGGAACCCAACGTGTGTCCTCGCTGCAACAAGAGGGTCTACTTTGGTGAGTGACcatgcccagcccccacctcagggagGTCTCCGCGGGAGGGGCTTCGGCGTCACCATCTCCCCCCTTCCCAGCTGAGAAGGTGACGTCTCTGGGCAAGGACTGGCACCGGCCGTGCCTGCGCTGCGAGCGCTGTGGGAAGACGCTGACTCCGGGCGGGCACGCGGAGGTGAGGGGCGCGGGGCCGGGACCGGGGAGGGGCCAGAGGGCGCGAGCAGGGAGAGACCCACGGGGTGCGCTAGGGGGGAGGGGCGCGCTCCAGGGAGGCCTCGTGGGTGGTGGGGCTGCCTCCTGGTGGCCAGAGTGGAGGCTCGCAGCCTCAAGCCTGCTCAGTGGCGCCGAGctgtctccctcccaccaccaggTGAGTGGACTTGGTCACGGCTTTGGGAGCTTGAGGGCTCTCCCGGAGGGAGGCAGGCACCTGGACAAGGAGGAGGCCAGcagggagagtggggagagaggagtctGTGGACCCTGCCTcactccccctcacccccacccattCTGCCCACACCCAGCACGATGGCCAGCCCTACTGCCACAAGCCGTGCTACGGAATACTCTTTGGACCCAAGGGTGAGTGTGACCAGGAACGTCAGGTATGTgggtgccccctccccacccctccctatCACCATCCCACCTGTCTCTGCAGGTGTCAACACTGGAGCCGTGGGCAGCTACATCTATGACAGGGACCCCGAGGGCAAAGTTCAGCCCTAGGTCCGCAGCCCCCTCCTCGGGGAAGGCGCCCATCTGCTTCCTGCTGGCCCTGCCCGGGGGCTCACCGCTTGGCGCTGCAGGGGAGTGACAGCTGCCCAGTGCCACCTCAGCACATCCTGCCTGCAAGTCCAGGGCCTGGTGCTGGGGGGGAGGAAGCCACCCTGGGCCATTGAGATGAGGTCCACCTGCCCCCCTCTGTTTTTCTGGCTGTGTCTGCCTTTGTGTCCCACCCTTTGTATCCTTGTGGTTCTGTGTCTCTGTGGTCCCATGTGTCTTTATGTGTCCCCATGTCTGTGTCTTGTAGCCCCTGTGTCCCCTGTGTGTCCTGTGGCCCTGTGTGGGTCTCTGAGGTGGCCATCCCACTCTCCCCCTCCTGCTGCCTGCCCCATAGTGTTATTTATGCCCCCCTGCACGGGTGATGGCCATGGCCACACCTCTCATGGTGTTCCAAGGGCAGAGGGCACCCCTGCCAGGTGCCCCCTGCCATCTCCCACACTGCCTCGCAGGTGCTCACTCGCCACCCTCACGTGGTTCACACCCAAATGCTGAGACTTTTGCTGCCAATAAAAGGTTTGAAGACTGCAGGTCCCAGCACCGTGTCCGTTTGTGGGATGGACATGAATCCAGGACAGTGTCCCTTTGTCCCAGCCGCAAATGCTCCATCTCCCCTGGGCCTGGCTTCTGGTGGGGTGGAGCCCTGTTCTCAAGGGTGATGGTGGTGGGTGCGAGGCAGGGAGGCTGTGGTTTGGGCTATGGGCCAACACTGAGGTTGGGTGGGCAGCTGAGAAAGGCACCAGATtaggtggaggtggggagggtgggaggcgtCCTGGAGGTGGGGTCCTTGTTCCCAGAAATGCCAACAGTGGGCGCTAGAGGGGGAGATGTCTGGCTCCATCAGAAGGGTGAGGGAGAGATCAGCCTTGGGATAGCCAGCAGAGGGCGTGGGAAAGGGGACTGGGGACCAGAGGGGTCCTCTGCGGGGGTGGAGGGAGCTGGTGAAGGGCAGGGGCGAGGTGGGCCTTCAGCCCAGGACGGACGGAACCTGGAAGTACAGAGGATttggatggggtggggtgggggctggggcagaaTGCAGGCAGTCTGAGGGTGGGGGCTTGAAGCCCCCCTGCCAGGTGCTGCGGCCCGACCAGCGGCCCGGCGTCTGGGTTTGCAGTGACAATGGAGTTGCCGCCGCCTCCCCAGGCGGTGCAGGCTCTGCCGTTTCCACCAGGACCCCCTGGCAGCTCCGCGGGAGCCCCGCCTCGCTGTCCGCCTTCGCTTTGCCTGCCGCTCCCAGGCAGCCCACCAGAGGGCGTGCCTTCTCTTCCATAGCGCAGAGCCCGCCCTCCCCTGTcagcccggccccgcccgcccccAGCACCGCACCCTGGAGCTAGGGGCTTCCGGACCTGGTCACCTCCCCGCCCAAGGCCCCAGCGCCACAGGCAGGCGAACTCCCCATGTGCCCTGCACCCCAGGGCCAgctccctgagccccagccctTGGCACAGGCCCCTCCGCGGTCCACCAGCCAATCCGCAGGCTCAGACAGCTGAGCCTGCATGCCGGGTCCATTGTCCTGCGAGCAGCCATCCGTGTCCCTTGGGGTGGAGGGACCTGCTCCGGTGTCGGCAGTGCCAGGCTGCCCTCCTCCGGGCCGGTCGAGCCAGGCGCCCAGCGTCGGCGGCAACGTCTCCGCCCACCTGGCCGCCTCCAGGAATGCGGCCAGGATGTGCAGAGCGGGCCGGCCTGCAGTGGGGGGATGCGGGGGCAGGTACCCCAGGGACCCCCAGCCCCCCATCCCAGGCAGAGGCGAGGTTCAGGCAAGAACCCGGCCCTGGCGCGTCCTCGGAGGAGGGGCTGGATGACTCCCCTCCTGGTCTCCACCTTCAGCCGGGTGGAGGCTCCCCGGTCGGGGGTTCCTTTGGAGAACTCAGACTCCCCTGAGCACCCCATGCCCGCCCTCGGTGCGGGCTCCCAGTGTCGGATGGGAAATTCCTGCCCTCTAGGGGTTGGGGGGCGCTGCTGAGGGCACGGCCGGGCCCCTCCCTCGGGAGCCTCCAGTGGAAACTATGTGGGGAGGAGGCGCGGTGGGCAGCGCGCCCTGGCCCGGCCCCGGGGGGGCGGGACCTACTGGAGGGTGGAGGACGCCGGGTCCTGCAGGCGCGGGGGTCGTTCCGAGAGAGGATCGCCCGGACGCCCCGACGCAGCGCTCCCCCCGGGCTGGCGGGGCGGGCGCGTCCTATTTCCTGCGGGCGGAGGACAATTCGCCGTCGCGTTTGTTTCCAGAGGGTTGTCTTGGAAACCGGGGCGGTGCCGCTACTGCCCGGCTCCGCGCGGCGTAGCCGGGGGCGTGGGTGGAGCCGCGGGCGTCCTTGCCCTGCTGGCTCCCTCGGGGGCACCGGCTCCAGGAAGCCCCCACAAGCCCGGTGCTTCCTCGGCCGCTCGCAACCCCGGATGCCCCGAAAGATGCAGGGGAGGGGGGATGTGCCCGGGGTGTGTCGCTTTCTCCACCTCCCCATGCGTGGCCGCCGCCCCCACTCTTCCAACCTATGCCCAGCCAGTGAGGAGGCCCTGAAATGCCGTCTGACCACCCCGCTCCCCCTCCAGAACCCCAGGGCTGCTCGCAGTGCCCGGGCCTCCCTCACCACCCTGCTCCCCAGCAGCACCCCACCTCCCAAGAGTCCAGTCTCCTCAGCTTCTtgacccctcccagcccccaagccgcccctgccccccacctttGACCTGGGCAGAGCAGCCCGGCTGG
Above is a window of Equus przewalskii isolate Varuska chromosome 25, EquPr2, whole genome shotgun sequence DNA encoding:
- the CRIP2 gene encoding cysteine-rich protein 2; the protein is MASKCPKCDKTVYFAEKVSSLGKDWHKFCLKCERCGKTLTPGGHAEHDGKPFCHKPCYATLFGPKGVNIGGAGSYIYEKPSAEGPQVTGPIEVPVARAEERKASGPPKGPSKASSVTTFTGEPNVCPRCNKRVYFAEKVTSLGKDWHRPCLRCERCGKTLTPGGHAEHDGQPYCHKPCYGILFGPKGVNTGAVGSYIYDRDPEGKVQP